Genomic segment of Populus nigra chromosome 6, ddPopNigr1.1, whole genome shotgun sequence:
CTTATAAATGATCAGTGTTAGTCAccagaatttaaatttaatcacaAGTTCACAATATGAAAATGGGTAAGCTTCCTTCCATGCTGAGCTTGGTTTGCTTGCTCCTTTGCATGAATATCATCAACCGATCATCCTTCGCTCGAAGCCTTGGCAATTCAAGTCCTGGccaacaccaccaccacaaccaccACAAGAAAATAACTTTCCTAATGCAAAATGTGCTGAATGTGACACACCCCTTACCAAAGCCTGCAACAACTAAAGTTACTAGCCAGATACCATTTCCAAAACCTCTAGGCTATTTTCCTCCGAGTGGAGGCATCCCTTTACAACAACCCAACCCAGCAGTTTCCGGTACCGGGTTGTCAACACAAACACTTGACGTTTCTAACATTGGCCTATCATTTCCGGCTAGAGCTACCTTGCAAGAGTTGGAATTTGGAAGTGTAACAGAAATTGATGAGGACTTATTTGTTTATGGTTCATTAGTAGTTGGAAAAGCACAAGGGGTATACGTTGCTAGCTCAGAAGATGGAACTAGCCACATGATGGCAATGACAGTAAAGTTTGTGAAGAATAAGTACAAGGATGGGTTGAGATTTTTTGGTGTGCATAAGACAGACGTGCCTGAGTCTCATATTGCAGTCATTGGTGGCACTGGGAGGTATCATAGTGCCAATGGCTATGCTGTGATCAAGGCGGTTGGTGTTGGTTCTAAGAGTACTGCAGGGGAAGAAAACAGAACAAAAGGAAATCTTCTATTCAATGTTTATCTAAGCTAGTAAAACTCTTACAGATCTGCACTAtcatatatgatttattttttttgtcacaagtgatataaatcaaaagaatgttACAAGGAAATCATGATCCCCACTTACTCTTTTGTTGTTCCTTGAAAAACTGTTAATTATGGAAACCATCACCTATTAAAGAAAAGATTGTCAATGGTACCAGACAACCATAAAACGGGGTGATCCATCTTGTTTCCCAAATGGGTTCCTAACTGTTGTGGAAACAGAAGGATATTTTGCTTCCAGACCAATGGAAAATGGAAATTGCAGTGGTGGTCACGTTATGAACTCATAGTGATTTATTAGCAGCAGCGCAATTGCTTTACCGGTTACTTCCATATAATGGGCTCTTTACCATTGTTACAGTGTTCATCACCTTTCTATAATCGAGTTGCAGTGTGGCAAGACAAATTCTAATAGATAATTCTAGGCTAGTTCAAGTCATCTCATCACTATCATAATAAGCTAGGTCCAGAAATAGGGAATGTTAACTGCCGTTTCAGGTTTATCTGTTTGCTCTTAAATCTGTCAATGAGTTCGAATCCGGATGCCCAACATTAAGAAAGCAAAATCCATTTCACAAGCTGCTTCTAAGGACTAATCTTGAGATGCCGCAAAAGGCAATCAATTGCCTGTTGGACATGCCCTCTTTACCAGCACCAGATAACCAAGTGTTGTACAGGATCTCAATGGTTATAGTTAAGATAGTAGGGTATCAAGAAGATGTCGGAAACTTGTTATCAGTTTATGGACTGGAAAATGTAGCATTGGCtattttcatgttatttcaAAATTGAATCCCTATTTAGCCAAACCTTAATGCAGGTAGTTTCTGATCTTTGCCAGGCTTAAGATTGTGAATATAATTTGCACCAAGCAGCAACTTAGCATGTAATGCCAGAGAGAAATCCCACCTTAACTGCCCAATTATCCTGCATAATAGAGTACCCGCtaccaaatattaaaagtagAAAGGCACCTAAACCAAGTGATCCATGCCTTTCTTTCGAAAAGCAGCATATATACCACGTTTGGTTTTACTAGTAGTCAACTGCACCAGTCCATGCCCACATCAAAATATGAAATAGGAATTTGGTATCACAACCAGAACACTCAACTTAATAGCAGGTATGCTCCAACTCCACTATATCAGCTCCACTTCTCACTAGAGTTTCCTTTAACTATATATAACCACAATAGACTCCTCCTCCAGCATCAGAATCATTCTTCACATCCTCTTGAACAATACTTAGCTCTTTCACAGAATAAAAACCCAAAATGGCCAGACTCCTCTTTGTTACCACTACATCACTCAAGGCAATtgtctattttttcttgattgctaTGACTCTCTCCTATGCCAACTCGGCAAGAATCCTTGATGGGATAGAACCCGAAAATCCAGCTGTTGTTGGCCCTCCCGTGACAACAGCAGTCCCAGCTCCTACGACTACATTGCCAAGTGGCCAATTCCAAGCGACCACTCCCTCCACAGTTGAAGATGGCGAAGCAGACCCTCCACTTCCAGATGAAACTGTAGTCCCTGACACTGCTGTGGCAGCACCAGTTGCTGATGCGGTAACACCGGTTGATGATGGTACAGCACCAGTAGCTCCTCCAGTCACAGTGGCAGCACCACTACCTGCAGGtcccatcaccaccaccacgcCACCAAGTGGGCCAGCCCCATTAGTGGCCACGAGTGCCACCGTAGCAAAACCTGCTGGCTCACAAACCACCACCGCTACCACTTCTCCTCCATTGTCCTTCTTCATGCATGACATCCTAGGAGGATCCCACCCATCAAATAGAATCGTGACCGGGATCATCGCCCGCACTGAAATCAATGGCATTCCTTTCTCCCAGCCAAACAACAACTTTTTCCCACTCCAAGGTGGGACCCCACTGGTCAACATTAACAACCTTAACAACCTCATAAACCCAAACAACGCTCCACTCCTTACAGGCCTAACTGGTACCCAAACTAACACATTCCTACAAAACACAGGCAACAACAACAATGTTGCCAATGGCAACAACCAGCCTTTTGTCACCGCGGGCAATCTCCCAGCTGGGTCTGCACTACAAAAGCTCATGTTTGGCTCGATCACAGTCGTTGATAACGAATTAACAGAAGGACATGAGTTGGGTTCTGCTGTGATTGGGAAGGC
This window contains:
- the LOC133697821 gene encoding dirigent protein 9-like → MARLLFVTTTSLKAIVYFFLIAMTLSYANSARILDGIEPENPAVVGPPVTTAVPAPTTTLPSGQFQATTPSTVEDGEADPPLPDETVVPDTAVAAPVADAVTPVDDGTAPVAPPVTVAAPLPAGPITTTTPPSGPAPLVATSATVAKPAGSQTTTATTSPPLSFFMHDILGGSHPSNRIVTGIIARTEINGIPFSQPNNNFFPLQGGTPLVNINNLNNLINPNNAPLLTGLTGTQTNTFLQNTGNNNNVANGNNQPFVTAGNLPAGSALQKLMFGSITVVDNELTEGHELGSAVIGKAQGFYLASSMDGTSHTMAFTVLLYSGENHGDVEDTISFFGVHRTATADSQIAIIGGTGKYENAKGYATVETLPQVDQHTTDGVDTIMHFNVYLSE